ATCTATGCTGGTTCGGATATTTATCTTATGCCCTCGGCCTTTGAACCCTGTGGATTAAGTCAGATGATTGCCCTGCGGTATGGTTCTATACCGATTGTTAGAGAGACCGGTGGCCTAAGGGATACCATACAACCCTATAATGAATATACTGGAGAGGGAAATGGGTTTAGCTTTACCCATTTTAATGCCCAGGATTTTCTCTATACATTGAAAAGGACTATTAGCTTTTACCGACAAAGAAATATTTGGTCCATAATTGTCAGTAATGCAATGCAATGTGACTTTAGCTGGTATAAATCAGCTCAAAAATATCAAGACTTGTATAAGAAATTATTATTCAACGGAGATAGGTAGATGATGTTTTTTGAATGTTTGGATCTATCATAACTCACATGAAGTTTATTACCGCAACCCTTTCGGGGCTGTGTCATGCGATGAAAGGGTAATATTATCTTTAACAATAGAAATTGAAGAGGAAGCGCATAGCATATTTTTGCGTCTGTGGAAGCATGGACGTGAAGAGGAAAAAATACCAATGCGATTGCGGGAAGGACATGGAAATAAAAAGACTTATCAGGTTGAAATAAATGTTCCCTCTGTACAGGGATTACTATGGTATTATTTTATCATTGGTATAAAAGATAAGACTTATTACTATGGCAATAATTATGATCAACTGGGTGGCATAGGGGAAATCTATGAACACGAACCGCCATCCTACCAGATTACAGTCTATAAGAGGAACCTTGTAACTCCTAACTGGTTTAAGGATGCAGTGATGTACCAAATCTTTGTTGACCGATTTTGCAATGGTTATGAGGCGGGGCAAGTATTAAACCCGAAAGAGCATTGTATAATTTACCCCCATTGGGATGCAACACCTCAGTATGGGAAATGCCCTGAAACCGGAAAAACGGTTTGTTATGATTTTTTTGGTGGAAATCTACTGGGGGTTATAAAAAAACTACCTTACTTAAAAGAGCTGGGTATTCGAGTAATATATTTCAATCCCATCTTTGAGGCAGCCAGCAATCATAAATACGATACCGGAGACTACAAAAAGATTGATCCCATGTTTGGAGACCACGGGGTTTTTCAAGAGTTATGTAAGAAGGCACAGGAGATGGGTATTTCTATTATTCTGGATGGGGTTTTTAGTCATACCGGGAGCAATAGCCGCTACTTTAACAGGGATGGTCAATATCCATCCCTGGGAGCTTATCAATCCAAGGATTCACCCTATTACTCATGGTATAGATTTACACATTTTCCCAATGAATACGACTGCTGGTGGGGGATTGATACACTTCCCAATGTTAATGAACTGGACCCTTCTTATCAAGAGTATATCATTACCGGGGAAGATAGTGTTATTAAGCATTGGATGAGAATGGGGGCAAAGGGTTGGCGCTTGGATGTGGTAGATGAATTACCACCGGAATTTATAAAAAAGATTCGTTCAGTCATGAAACATCTGGACCCTGAATCAATTTTAATTGGTGAAGTGTGGGAAGATGCCACCAACAAGGTCAGTTACGGCCAGATGCGAGAATACCTCCTAGGAGAAGAATTGGATTCCGTGATGAACTATCCCTTCCGGAATATATGGCTAGAATATTTATTGGGGAAAAGAGATGCCCGTAGCACTCACCTACGGCTAATGAACTTATTCGAAAATTACCCATTACACCATTTCTATTCCACCATGAATTTAATTAGCAGCCATGATGTATCAAGGGCCTTAACCGTTCTCAGTGATGCACCGCCTGAAGATATGCTGTCTAGGGAAGAGCAGGCCAAGGTTCAATTAAGTGAAATCCAACTAGAACGGGGCCTTGCCCGCTTAAAGCTGCTTTCCTTGCTGCAAATGACCTTTCCCGGTGTTCCTTGTATCTACTATGGGGACGAAGTTGGGATGCATGGTTATAGAGATCCATTGAACAGAGGAACCTACCCCTGGGGCAAAGAAAACAGTGATTTATTGGCCTGGTACAAAAAGCTTATCGCATTAAGAAATGAATATGAGGTCCTGCGAACCGGGCTGTGGCGGCCGATTTACATGCAAGGTCAAATTTATGGTTATTTAAGGGTTATTAAACAGGGGAAGGATGTCTTTAACCGGCCAGCCAAAAATCATGTTGCTCTTGTTTTAGTGAACCCCGGCAGAGAAAGTGCAGTAGAGGTATCCATTCCTTTAAAAAACTGGTGCAATGGTACCATGATGGACCTATTGCAGGTTGATAAGACCTATAAAATTGAGAATGGTTTATTACATGTGAAACTGGAACCACTTCAGGGAACTTTATTAATAGACAGGTGATGCATGTGACAGCAAAAAGGGCCAGTGGAATACTCCTACACCCAACGTCTCTGCCGTCCAGGTATGGAATCGGTGATTTGGGAAAAGAGGCCTATAAATTTGTGGATTTTCTAGCCAGAAGCCAGCAGAAGCTCTGGCAGGTACTTCCCCTGAATCCGGTGGGTTACGGAGAGTCCCCCTTTCAGAGTTATTCTGCCTTTGCCGGCAATCCGCTGTTAATCAGCATAGACCTACTAATGGAAAATGGGTTATTAACCTCCCAGGATGTTACTGAAGTACCAGTTTTTAATCAGGATCAAGTGGAGTTTCAACGGGTGAGGGACTACAAGGGTTCTCTGCTCAGAAAGGCCTTTGGTAATTTTAAGAAAAGGAATCAGCCTAATGGTTACTGTAAATTTCTAGCTGAAAAAGATTGGCTGGCAGATTACGCTTTATTCATGGCCCTAAAGGAGTATTTTAGTCATCAGCCCTGGAATCAATGGGAAAAATCCATTGCCCTAAGGGAAGTCAAGTCCATGGAGTTTTTTAGGATACTATTGAAGGAAGAAATAGAATACCATTACTTCCTTCAATATACCTTTTACAGTCAGTGGCTAAGCCTAAAGCAATATGCCAATAGCCATGGTATAGGGGTCATTGGAGATTTACCCATCTTTGTTTCCTATGACAGCAGTGATGCTTGGGCCAATCCCCATTTATTTGAACTGGATAGCTTGGGCAAACCGGCTAAGGTGTCAGGCGTACCACCGGATTATTTTAGTGCCACAGGACAACTTTGGGGAAATCCCCATTACCGTTGGTCCGAAATGGAAAAGGATGATTACCAATGGTGGCGGGATAGAATTAAAAACTTGTTGCAAATAGTTGATGTGATTCGGATTGACCATTTTAGGGGATTTGAGTCCTATTGGGAAATCCCCGCAGGTGAAAAAACAGCCATTAATGGCAGATGGGTAAAGGGACCTGGCGAAAAATTTTTTGCTGCCATCATTAAACATCTGGGAAAAATCCCAGTTATCGCCGAGGATTTAGGGATTATCACACCCGAGGTGGTAGAACTTAAGGAGAGATTTAACTTTCCGGGTATGAAGATACTTCATTTTAATTTGCATTGCAACGAGAAGGAAGATTTTTTACCCCACCACTACGAGAAGAATTCGGTGGTGTACACAGGCACCCATGATAACGATACAACTCTGGGCTGGTACAAAAAGTTACTGCCGGGGGATGCTGAATTTATAAAGGAGTATTTAAAACTAGAGACTCCCGAAGAGGAAGATATTTGCTGGAGACTTATTGAGGTGGCCTTTAAGAGTAAATCCAATACAGCCATTATACCTCTGCAGGATATTCTGTGCCTGGACAGCGGTGCCAGAATGAACTATCCAGGCACCGTTGGTGGAGATAACTGGGCCTGGCGGTTCCGGTCCCATCTATTAACTTCGGAGATTGAGACAAGGCTTAGGGAGCTTACGGCAGCCAGTGGGAGAGGAGCCTTTGCTTGACGGGCGTAGCTTTTAGTAGATTTTAGAGGCTATCAGCTGTGTGCTATGGGCCATGAGTCATGAACTTTTTACATGCTATGTAATTTGGCTAACAGCTATTGGTCATTAGCTGTTAGCCATTAGTTTTTCTTAATATACAGCCGCCCCCCTTAAACTGTGGCGAATGGTTAAGTGAACAATAACCTATTACGTACTAGCTTAACAGCTGTTCCTTTAGCTGTTTGTATTTTCTGGTAAAATAAACACCGTTCTGGGCTTCGCGATGGTCAAAACCAAAGGCCCTGCGGCTTACTGCCAGGATGGGAGGAGCCTGGATGCGTTTGGCAACACCGATCCCGGTAAACTGTTTCCACCAGCGTTCCAGGTCAGAAATAAATTCCTTGGCTGAGGGAAATATTTTTTTGACCAATCCGGGGGCACAGCCCAGCTTTTCTTCTAAGTTTCCATCACCATACCAGGTAAGAATATCTTCGGGAGTGGCTTTGTCCCACCATTGGACAAAGGCCCGGAACAAGTAATCATGATAGGGATAGACAAGGGGATCACCCTTACCATCATCTACAGCCTGGTCAAAGCTTAGTTCAGCACTGGGAACAATGTCAATGATGCCCTGAGGAATAACCTCCCGATGGTATACTTGTTGGTTAAGGTAACGGGCAAGATCATACACCTGATATTTCCACAGGTCAGCTATGGCAGCCAAAAAACCTGCTTGGTCTCCATAAAGGGTGGAATACCCCACAGTGGTTTCAGCTTTGTTGGCATTGCAGGTAAAGCCTCCACCAAAGGCAGCGGCCACAGCTGCTAAGATGCGGGATGAGCGGTCTCGGGCCTGGATATTTTCTGCCATAAAGGAGCTGATTTTTAGCTGAATCCGATCCCCCGAGGCTGCGTTTATGATCGGAGTGCTTTCAATCTGCTTAAGGGTATAGTCTACGGATTTCTGGATAGGAAGTACCGTATAGAAGCAACGCAAGTTCTCAGCCAGTTCCCGGGCCAGGTTCTTAGTGGTCTGGGAGTTAAATTTACTGGGCATATTTACCAATAGCAGGTTTTCTGGTCCGATGGCATCGGCATAGAGTGCTGCGGATACAGCCGAATCAATGCCGCCGGAGATACCGATAACCACCTTTTTCATACCGATGGAAGAAAGAAATTGGCGAACGCCGTAGTTCAATGCTTGATAGACAGAAATAGTCTCCTGATTATCTATCAACTTTCCGGCAGTAGAAGGGCTACCATCGGAGTTTAGATGCAACTCGAAAATTTCTGCACTTTGGCTAAAGGGTTCGCTGCAGTAGTTAATCACTTCACCGTTTTTAGCATAAACCGTACTGGAACCGTCAAAGGCATAGATGGTTTTACCATTGTTCTGAATACCGACGTTATTCACATAAATTAAAGGAACGGCTGCTTCCTGGGCTTGGCGGGAAAAAATCCTGTTTCTCTTCTGATTTTTACCCACAGTAAAGGGAGAACTGGAGATATTTATAAACAGGTCGATGGGACCCTTTTCCTTAAGGGCAGTAACTGGTTTTGTCACGTAGAAATCTTCGCTCCAACCATCTTCGCAAAGGAGACAACCCAGTGCTAGTTTTTGTCCGCCAATGTTAACGTAAACTGGGCTTAACAATTCTTCGGGGGATTTGCCGTACTCCTGGGCTAACTTACGCAGACTATAGAAATGACGTTCATCGTCAAATTCTCTGTAATTGGGCTGGAGGGTTTTAATTCGAAAGGAGTAGGGGAAGTTTTCTCTGCCCAGCAGTTTGCCATTCTGGGCCACAAAGAAAGCATTATATTTACGGACCCTGCCATCGTCACCCTTTTTATCCCAGTCAATACCCACATTACCAAAGAGTACTGTTAATCCCTGAGAAGCAGCTACGATCTCTCGACCGTACTCCTCGCAATCACGTAGAAAGGACTGTTGTTCCCAGGTATCCCCCAACAAATAACCGGGAATGCACATCTCAGGAAAAACCACCATATCGGCCCTTGCTTCCCGGGCTTGTCCAATCATTTCTAGCATGGTATTTGTATTCTGGTCCGGGTGGCCTGGGATAACCTCCATTTGTCCAATCATTATTTTTAATTTCATGCTATCGCCTCTTTTGGATGTTCTATATATAAATTTCCCAAGGAAAACTTGGCTTATGTCATACCCTGGGTGCGGGAGTAAAAAAGAATAAAGATACCCGGTACATGTTGGTACGGGCATCTTTATTTTACTACCTTACACTTAGGCAGCATCAATTCCGATGAGATAAATGGGAATTTGTATGGCTGTTTTAAAATTTCTTAGATACCGGTCTGTTTTTTCAAAACTCATGGCTCCGGTCCAGTTATGACAAAAGGTTTTTCTGATTTGTTTTTGGAAATTGTTAGTGGATACAATAAATATGCCCACATCAATTTTATCGGAATTATGCAGGGGGGACAACTGAAATTTTAACAGGTTGTGTCCGGTTAGTGAAACATGACGAAAACCAATTTCAAGGCCAATATTATTTTTTAGGAGCTCAATTTTGGCTAAGGGATTCACAGGGTCATGAAAAAGAGAGGGACTGTTTTGCCAACCATTACGTTTAAACATTTCCCGTAGCAACTGGTTATAGTGAGAACGAGATAAAGAGGACAAATCTATGGTTGGTTCCAACAAGAGTTGATTAATCTCTGCCTCCACATCAGGGGTAATAAAATCATGGGCCGACCGGTAATAATTCTTTTGTAATATTATTCTCATGTTCTCACCGACCTTTGTTAAAATATTTTAAAATATGGGATAAGTTCTACACGAATTTTTATTCTCCTGCTAAAATAGCGTAAAAAGAATATAGTTTAATAATAAAAAGAAAGGCATGAGCCTTTCTTTAACCCTTCATATCTTTGTTAATCTTTTCAACCTTTTTCTGCAAATCGGTGGTGGTATGAATGTTTTCTTTCGTAATTGTTTTTTCAACATCTTGTAACTCTTTAAACAACTTTTTGTCTGAAGTTACGTGAACCTCGTATCCGCCATTTAATTTAGTTACCTTATTGTGAACTTCTTTCTTAATAGACTCCATCCTTAACCGATCAAAACCACTGACCTTGATACCGATGGAGATATTTTTATCAATGACCACCGCCGTAGAAGACTCTACACCATTTACCGTTAAGGCAGCTCTCTTCAGCCTTTGGGCAAAATCACGGTCTATCTGTACAGGTTTCTCTTGCTTGGATTGCTGTTGTTCAGGCTTTTTACTTGCCTGCGTCTGGCAACCCAGGGACAAAATTAGCAGTGCGGTCAGTAGAAAAGCAAAAATCCTTCTCATAAGATCACCTTTTCTATCCTTTTGGCTTTACCAACAGTGCAGCAATAAAGCCAAAGATAATAGCAGCAGAAATACCTGCACTGGTTACTTCAAATATGCCGGTAATGATCCCAACCAGGCCTGTGGATTCAGCCTCCGCCATGGCACCGTGTACAAGGGAATTCCCAAAACTGGTAATGGGAACTGTAGCACCGGCACCAGCAAAGTCAATTAATGGTTCATAGAGGCCCAGGCCGCCAAGCACTGCACCTGTGACCACCAGAAGACTCATGGTATGGGCAGGGGTTAATTTACCGACATCCATTAATAACTGTCCTATAACACAAACCAGTCCCCCCACAATAAAAGCCCAAATGTATCCTTCCATTTGTAATCCCCCTTAAACATTCATCTCCAGGGAAACGGCATGAGCTATACAGGGAATGCTTTCATTTTGCTGGTACGATAACGGCGAAAGCAGGGCTCCGGTGGCAATGATTAATACCTTTTTCAGCTCACCCTTTTTCATACGATTTAGAATGTGGCCATAGGTAACCACAGCAGCACATCCACAGCCGCTGCCACCGGCTTGTACCGGTTGATCTTGGTTGTAAATGAGTAAGCCACAGTCTGTAAAGATTTCTTCTGGTATTTCCATACCGTGCTGAACCAAAAGATCCCGGGCTATGGTATGTCCTACCCGGCCCAGGTCTCCGGTGGCAATTAAATCATATTCCCGAGGGGATAGATCGAGATCCCTGAAATGTGCTGTTATGGTGTCAACCGCTGCCGGAGCCATGGCCCCACCCATATTAAAGGGATCGCTCAGACCCATATCTACCACC
This genomic interval from Desulforamulus reducens MI-1 contains the following:
- a CDS encoding glycoside hydrolase family 13 protein, whose translation is MNVWIYHNSHEVYYRNPFGAVSCDERVILSLTIEIEEEAHSIFLRLWKHGREEEKIPMRLREGHGNKKTYQVEINVPSVQGLLWYYFIIGIKDKTYYYGNNYDQLGGIGEIYEHEPPSYQITVYKRNLVTPNWFKDAVMYQIFVDRFCNGYEAGQVLNPKEHCIIYPHWDATPQYGKCPETGKTVCYDFFGGNLLGVIKKLPYLKELGIRVIYFNPIFEAASNHKYDTGDYKKIDPMFGDHGVFQELCKKAQEMGISIILDGVFSHTGSNSRYFNRDGQYPSLGAYQSKDSPYYSWYRFTHFPNEYDCWWGIDTLPNVNELDPSYQEYIITGEDSVIKHWMRMGAKGWRLDVVDELPPEFIKKIRSVMKHLDPESILIGEVWEDATNKVSYGQMREYLLGEELDSVMNYPFRNIWLEYLLGKRDARSTHLRLMNLFENYPLHHFYSTMNLISSHDVSRALTVLSDAPPEDMLSREEQAKVQLSEIQLERGLARLKLLSLLQMTFPGVPCIYYGDEVGMHGYRDPLNRGTYPWGKENSDLLAWYKKLIALRNEYEVLRTGLWRPIYMQGQIYGYLRVIKQGKDVFNRPAKNHVALVLVNPGRESAVEVSIPLKNWCNGTMMDLLQVDKTYKIENGLLHVKLEPLQGTLLIDR
- the malQ gene encoding 4-alpha-glucanotransferase translates to MHVTAKRASGILLHPTSLPSRYGIGDLGKEAYKFVDFLARSQQKLWQVLPLNPVGYGESPFQSYSAFAGNPLLISIDLLMENGLLTSQDVTEVPVFNQDQVEFQRVRDYKGSLLRKAFGNFKKRNQPNGYCKFLAEKDWLADYALFMALKEYFSHQPWNQWEKSIALREVKSMEFFRILLKEEIEYHYFLQYTFYSQWLSLKQYANSHGIGVIGDLPIFVSYDSSDAWANPHLFELDSLGKPAKVSGVPPDYFSATGQLWGNPHYRWSEMEKDDYQWWRDRIKNLLQIVDVIRIDHFRGFESYWEIPAGEKTAINGRWVKGPGEKFFAAIIKHLGKIPVIAEDLGIITPEVVELKERFNFPGMKILHFNLHCNEKEDFLPHHYEKNSVVYTGTHDNDTTLGWYKKLLPGDAEFIKEYLKLETPEEEDICWRLIEVAFKSKSNTAIIPLQDILCLDSGARMNYPGTVGGDNWAWRFRSHLLTSEIETRLRELTAASGRGAFA
- the nadE gene encoding NAD(+) synthase — its product is MKLKIMIGQMEVIPGHPDQNTNTMLEMIGQAREARADMVVFPEMCIPGYLLGDTWEQQSFLRDCEEYGREIVAASQGLTVLFGNVGIDWDKKGDDGRVRKYNAFFVAQNGKLLGRENFPYSFRIKTLQPNYREFDDERHFYSLRKLAQEYGKSPEELLSPVYVNIGGQKLALGCLLCEDGWSEDFYVTKPVTALKEKGPIDLFINISSSPFTVGKNQKRNRIFSRQAQEAAVPLIYVNNVGIQNNGKTIYAFDGSSTVYAKNGEVINYCSEPFSQSAEIFELHLNSDGSPSTAGKLIDNQETISVYQALNYGVRQFLSSIGMKKVVIGISGGIDSAVSAALYADAIGPENLLLVNMPSKFNSQTTKNLARELAENLRCFYTVLPIQKSVDYTLKQIESTPIINAASGDRIQLKISSFMAENIQARDRSSRILAAVAAAFGGGFTCNANKAETTVGYSTLYGDQAGFLAAIADLWKYQVYDLARYLNQQVYHREVIPQGIIDIVPSAELSFDQAVDDGKGDPLVYPYHDYLFRAFVQWWDKATPEDILTWYGDGNLEEKLGCAPGLVKKIFPSAKEFISDLERWWKQFTGIGVAKRIQAPPILAVSRRAFGFDHREAQNGVYFTRKYKQLKEQLLS
- a CDS encoding BglII/BstYI family type II restriction endonuclease encodes the protein MRIILQKNYYRSAHDFITPDVEAEINQLLLEPTIDLSSLSRSHYNQLLREMFKRNGWQNSPSLFHDPVNPLAKIELLKNNIGLEIGFRHVSLTGHNLLKFQLSPLHNSDKIDVGIFIVSTNNFQKQIRKTFCHNWTGAMSFEKTDRYLRNFKTAIQIPIYLIGIDAA
- a CDS encoding YhcN/YlaJ family sporulation lipoprotein, yielding MRRIFAFLLTALLILSLGCQTQASKKPEQQQSKQEKPVQIDRDFAQRLKRAALTVNGVESSTAVVIDKNISIGIKVSGFDRLRMESIKKEVHNKVTKLNGGYEVHVTSDKKLFKELQDVEKTITKENIHTTTDLQKKVEKINKDMKG
- the spoVAE gene encoding stage V sporulation protein AE; the protein is MEGYIWAFIVGGLVCVIGQLLMDVGKLTPAHTMSLLVVTGAVLGGLGLYEPLIDFAGAGATVPITSFGNSLVHGAMAEAESTGLVGIITGIFEVTSAGISAAIIFGFIAALLVKPKG